AGGTTGTAGAAGATGTCGTTGGCGCCGCCGTTCACCAGCACGAGCTGGTTGGCGTTGAACGAGCCATGCGACCCAATATATTGGGTCACCTGGTCGTTGATCGGGATCGTGGTGGCCTGCGAGTAATCCGAGTTCGCCGTACCCGGCGTGGCGTGGCCAACTCCCGGCTGCAGTGTCACGCGTGAGCCGCCTTGTGCGTAGCCCAAACCGCTGGCCGGCGAAAGCGGGATGCCGAAGCCGCCGGTGTTCGCCGCCGTCAGCGTGCCGCCGTAATACTGCGCCACATTCTGGGTCCAGATCTGGCCAGGATTCGTCGTGAAGCGGCCGCCGCCGAAGTTTGCCGTTGCGACCGGCGCATACGTGCCGACGTCCGAGAGACTGTCGCCAAACGACACCACTTGCAGTGTCACACCGCCCGCGGGCGTGTTGTTGCTGTTATTGCTGCTGCCGCCGCACGCGGCCAGCATGGCAAGCGCGGCGCACGCAGTAGCGGTCTGGACGGCGAGCAGCCAGCGCGTTTGACGCGCGGCAGGTTTCGTCAGGGCGGGTTTCATCGACTTCATCTCCTCGTTCCTCGTTTATCTGGTCATGTGGTCTGCACGCCGCTTCGAGGTTGCTGTCGGCTGGCTTTCCGCTGAGCGCTGGCTTCAAACGACACGCGCTGCGAACAATGCGTGTCGTCGGCTTGGCGTGGCGATAGCTTACCGAATCTTTAAGAGGAATTGAGGTTGTTTCCTACGAGGGTTTGCCTGTGCTTGCAGACCGCGCGTCCTCGGGTTCTAAGTTGGCAAGGAACGCTTTCATTTGGCCATTTATTCAGCCGACCCCGTGCGACGCGCGCCTTCATACACCCATTCGAGCAGCGCGTCATGCGCCGCCCGAGCCGCTTCGGCACGCGGATCGTTAATGAAACTCACGACCACGTAGCTCTCGCCGTTCTCCGCGCCCACGTAGCCGGCAATGGCCCGCACGTCGCGCAGCGTGCCCGTCTTGATGTGGGCATTGCCGCCCGCGCCCGCGTTGGTGAGCCGGTTGCGCATGGTGCCGTCCACGCCCGCGATGGGCAGCGACTCCATGAAGACCTGTGCCACCGGGCTTGAATTTGCCGCCGTGAGCAGGTCGGCAAGCGATTGCGCCGTGATGTGTTCTTCGCGCGACAGGCCCGAGCCGTTATCGAGATAGAGGCCGGTCATCGGCAGCGCGCTGCGATGCAGGAACGCCTCGATTGCCGCCGATGATTTCTGGGTCGTCGCGGGCGGTTTGCCCATGGCGGCGCCAATGGTCAGGAACAGGTTGCGCGCCATCACGTTGTTGCTGAACTTGTTGATGTCGCGAACGATGTCCGACAGCACCGGGCTGCGGTGCGTGCCGACCAGCCGCGCGCTGACCGGCGTCGGGCCTTCGCGGGTGCTGCCGTTGAAGGTGCCGCCCGCTTGTTTCCAGAGGGCGAGGAAACCGCCGGCAAAGAACGTGGAGTGATCGAGCGCGGCGACGTTGATGGTGCGCGGGCCGCAGCGCAGCGGATAGTCGCCTATAAACGACGCCTGCACAAAACCACCCGTGGTTTGCGCCACGCTCGGCGACGCCGCCGGCAGCGAGCCCGCGCAAGCGCCGCGCGTGACCTTGAGTTCGTTGTCGATCTGCAACTGTGCGAGTTGCGGCAGCACATCGATTGCAACCTGGCCGTCGGAGCTCGGCGTCAGCGTGAACGACAGCGACTTGAACGCGTACAGCAGCGGGTCCGGGCCGACGTTGTAGGGGGCGCTTTCGTCGGAGTCGAAGGCGGGGAGATCGCGCGTGGAGGTATCGAAGTAGCGTTTGTCCAGCACGAGCGAACCGTCAATGCCCGTGATGCCGTTGCGGCGAATCTGGTCCACCAGGTCGATGAGTTCTTCAGGCACGAGTTTCGGGTCGCCGGTGCCCTGGATGTACAGGTTGCCGTGAAGGATGCCGCTGGCATCGACTTGACCGTCGGCGTAGGCCGTGGTTTTCCACCGATAGTCCGGGCCCAGCAACGACAAGCCCGAGTATGTGGTGACCAGCTTCATGGTGGAGGCGGGCATCATCGGCTGGTTGGCGTTGATCGCGACGAGCGGCACGCCACCGCCGCCAATCCGCTCGACCACCACGCTCATCGATGAAAGCGGCACGTGGGCGCGTGCCAGCGCCGCCATGACAGTGGCGGGAAGCGGGCCGGCCGGGACAAATTGAACGGCGGCGCGCTGGAACTTGGACTTCTTCGCCGCTGCGTGTTTCGGCGGTTGTTTCTGTGCTTCCGCCTTCGGGCCGCCACCGCCGCGAGCCTCGACAGGCGCGTTCATCGCGAAGGTGAAAGTGGCTGCGGCTATAACCAGGGTCGCGGCTGTGCGCCAACGTTTGGCAAGTGGATTTTTCCTGTGCAAAAACGGTGCTCTATACATGTGGTCGGAGTGTGATGTCGTGATGTGGTGCGGTTTTGCGGAGTGCGGGACGAGGGTGCCCCGAGCGGTGCGGCTATTGTATGGGGCTTCTGCTTACGGTTTAAGGTTTGCGGGCTTTCAACCGGTAGCGCGCGCTTGGTCGAGGCCCTGCATTTCACTTGAGGCTCAGCGCGGCGCCAGCCGTTCGGGCAGCGAATAACGCTGCATGGTGCGCTCCATGCCATCGAGGAACGCCTGTTCCGCTGCGTTCATCTTGCGTCCGCGATGCCAAAGCAGATCGACGTCGACATCGACCAGACCCTCTTCCGGCGGCAAACGCCACAGGCGCTGCTGCGTAAGGTCGTCGCGGACAATGTGCTCGGGCAGGCAGCCAATGCCGTATCCCGCGAAGATCAGCCGACGCACTTCGTCCAGGCTTGGCGACGCCGCCACGATCCGTCCCG
This window of the Caballeronia sp. SBC1 genome carries:
- the dacB gene encoding D-alanyl-D-alanine carboxypeptidase/D-alanyl-D-alanine-endopeptidase, translating into MYRAPFLHRKNPLAKRWRTAATLVIAAATFTFAMNAPVEARGGGGPKAEAQKQPPKHAAAKKSKFQRAAVQFVPAGPLPATVMAALARAHVPLSSMSVVVERIGGGGVPLVAINANQPMMPASTMKLVTTYSGLSLLGPDYRWKTTAYADGQVDASGILHGNLYIQGTGDPKLVPEELIDLVDQIRRNGITGIDGSLVLDKRYFDTSTRDLPAFDSDESAPYNVGPDPLLYAFKSLSFTLTPSSDGQVAIDVLPQLAQLQIDNELKVTRGACAGSLPAASPSVAQTTGGFVQASFIGDYPLRCGPRTINVAALDHSTFFAGGFLALWKQAGGTFNGSTREGPTPVSARLVGTHRSPVLSDIVRDINKFSNNVMARNLFLTIGAAMGKPPATTQKSSAAIEAFLHRSALPMTGLYLDNGSGLSREEHITAQSLADLLTAANSSPVAQVFMESLPIAGVDGTMRNRLTNAGAGGNAHIKTGTLRDVRAIAGYVGAENGESYVVVSFINDPRAEAARAAHDALLEWVYEGARRTGSAE